The following is a genomic window from Candidatus Methylomirabilota bacterium.
CGGTGGTGGAGTTGATCGCTCACGACGACGCCCAGATCAAGTATTCGACGGTCCAGAACTGGTATCCGGGAGACAAGGAGGGCAAGGGCGGCATCTATAACTTTGTGACCAAGCGGGGCAAGTGCCTGGGGAAGCGCGCTAAGATCTCCTGGACGCAGGTGGAGACCGGCTCGGCGATCACCTGGAAATACCCGAGTTGTATCCTGCAGGGCGACGATTCGACCGGAGAGTTCTACTCGGTTGCGCTGACCAACCACTATCAGCAGGCGGATACCGGCACTAAGATGATCCATCTTGGCAAGCACACCAGGAGCACCATCATCTCGAAGGGAATCTCTGCCGGCCACGGGCAGAACAGCTACCGGGGGCTGGTGAAGATCATGAAGGGAGCGACCGGCGCCAGGAACTACTCGCAGTGCGATTCCTTGCTGCTCGGCGACAAGTGCGGAGCCCATACGTTCCCGTATCTGGAGGTGAACAACGACTCCTCGCAGCTCGAGCACGAGGCCTCCACCTCGAAGATCAGCGAGGATCAGCTTTTCTACTGCAAGCAGCGCGGGATCTCGGCCGAGGATGCCGTCAATCTGATCGTGAACGGCTTCTGCAAGACGGTGTTCCGCGAACTGCCGATGGAGTTTGCTGTAGAGGCCCAGAAGCTGCTGGGTGTAAGCCTCGAGGGGAGCGTCGGCTAAGAGGTAGGGGCGCTGCTTGCCGCGCCCTTTTCGGGCAGGGCTAGCCCTGCCCCTACATCTATTTAGAGAGAATAATAGATTGCTCACAATTAAAAACCTGCACGCGAAGGTAGGGGGCGCCGTAATTCTGCGCGGGGTCGATCTGGTGGTGAAGCATGGCGAGGTCCATGCTGTCATGGGTCCTAACGGCTCGGGCAAGAGCACGTTGGCCCACGTGCTCGCCGGTCGGGATGGTTATGAAGTGACGGCTGGCGAGGTGGTGTACGAGGGGAAGGATCTGCTCCGAATGCCCCCGGAAGAGCGCGCTCGCGAGGGGATTTTTCTCTCCTTCCAATACCCGGTCGAGATCCCAGGGGTGAGTACGAGTTACTTTTTGAAGGCGGCAGTGAATGCCATACGGAAGCACCGCGGCCTCGAAGAGCTTGATGCCATCGACTTCCTCAACCTGATCAAGGAAAAGATGAAGCTCGTCGAGTTGGACCAAAGCCTCTTGAATCGTTCACTCAACGAAGGCTTCTCGGGCGGGGAGAAGAAGCGAAACGAGATCTTTCAGATGGCCGTACTCGACCCCAAGTTGGCGATTCTGGATGAGACTGATTCCGGCCTGGATATCGATGCCTTGAGGATTGTGGCGAACGGTATCGATGCGCTCAGGAGCCCGGATCGCGCCATGATCCTGATTACCCATTACCAGCGGTTACTGAATTACGTCACTCCCGACGTCGTCCACGTACTCTTTGAGGGGCGGATTGTCAAGTCAGGCGGGCAGGATCTGGCGCACGAGCTCGAGGCGAAAGGGTACGACTGGATCAAGGCGGAAGCTGAACTTACCCAGCAGCCGGTCGTGTAGGAGACAGCGGCAGCGTGATGCTTCAAGTTGCGGAAGAGCTGGACAGCTATCGTCTGGACTTTGAGCGGTTTGAGAGGGAGGACGCGGGCAGGCGACCCCAGTGGATCAACCAGATCCGCAAGGCGGCGTTCGGACGGTTCGTCGAGCTGGGGTTTCCCACGACCCGGCTCGAGGATTGGAAGTATACCAATGTTGCCCCGATCGTCAAGACCCCGTTCAGACGTGCGGGACAGGTCCGGAGAACGCTACCGGTCGAACGTCTTGAGCCCTTTACCCTTAAAGACGTGGCGTGCGCTCAACTCGTTTTCGTGAACGGCCAGTTCTCGTCCGATCTTTCGTCGCTTGAGAAGCTTCCGGAAGGTGTCGTAGTGGGCAGCCTGGCAACGGTGCTCGCCTGCAACCCGGCCTCGGTCGAGCCGCACCTGGCTCAGCACGCCGGTTACCACAATCAGGCGTTTGTGGCCCTCAACACGGCCTTCATGGAGGACGGGGCGTTCGTATCCATCCCGAAGGGCACGATCGTTGAGATGCCTATCCATCTGCTGTTCGTCTCCTCGGCGGCCTTTGACTCGGCTCAGGACAGGCCGTCCAGGTCGGCTGACGATGAGAGCGGTTCCGCCGCAGTATGGTATCCGCGGAACCTGATCGTAGTCGGATC
Proteins encoded in this region:
- the sufB gene encoding Fe-S cluster assembly protein SufB, whose product is NYFACLNSAVFSDGTFVYVPEGVRCPMELSTYFRINAAETGQFERTLIIADEGAYVSYLEGCTAPMRDENQLHAAVVELIAHDDAQIKYSTVQNWYPGDKEGKGGIYNFVTKRGKCLGKRAKISWTQVETGSAITWKYPSCILQGDDSTGEFYSVALTNHYQQADTGTKMIHLGKHTRSTIISKGISAGHGQNSYRGLVKIMKGATGARNYSQCDSLLLGDKCGAHTFPYLEVNNDSSQLEHEASTSKISEDQLFYCKQRGISAEDAVNLIVNGFCKTVFRELPMEFAVEAQKLLGVSLEGSVG
- the sufC gene encoding Fe-S cluster assembly ATPase SufC; translated protein: MLTIKNLHAKVGGAVILRGVDLVVKHGEVHAVMGPNGSGKSTLAHVLAGRDGYEVTAGEVVYEGKDLLRMPPEERAREGIFLSFQYPVEIPGVSTSYFLKAAVNAIRKHRGLEELDAIDFLNLIKEKMKLVELDQSLLNRSLNEGFSGGEKKRNEIFQMAVLDPKLAILDETDSGLDIDALRIVANGIDALRSPDRAMILITHYQRLLNYVTPDVVHVLFEGRIVKSGGQDLAHELEAKGYDWIKAEAELTQQPVV